A region from the Sandaracinus amylolyticus genome encodes:
- a CDS encoding EamA family transporter, with amino-acid sequence MSSSTTLPLVAARPSLDPRLVGALATIYLIWGSTYLAMRVAVESLPPFGQAGLRFVVAGTVLLAIARWRGEAWPRARTWLVALPIGALLFGAGNGLVAAAERTVPSGIAAVVCATTPLIAAGAGALSGERPTRAELGGMMLGLAAVIVLALGSPLGGAGLDGVLIVLAPIGFALGSLWSRAEGRARPGTALGATATQMMLGGATLLAVSALVGEPVPHEIPLRAAVAWLHLVVLGSLVAFTAYAWLLRHARPAVAMSYAYVNPIVAVVLGAVLAGEAISWATAIAGAAIAGGVMWAIRGSVRG; translated from the coding sequence ATGAGCAGCTCGACCACGCTCCCGCTCGTCGCCGCACGGCCCTCGCTCGATCCGCGCCTCGTCGGCGCGCTGGCCACGATCTATCTCATCTGGGGCTCGACCTACCTCGCGATGCGCGTCGCCGTCGAGTCGCTGCCGCCGTTCGGACAGGCGGGGCTGCGCTTCGTCGTCGCGGGCACGGTGCTGCTCGCGATCGCGCGGTGGCGCGGCGAGGCATGGCCGCGCGCGCGCACGTGGCTCGTCGCGCTGCCGATCGGGGCGCTGCTCTTCGGCGCGGGCAACGGGCTCGTCGCCGCCGCGGAGCGCACGGTGCCGTCCGGCATCGCCGCGGTCGTGTGCGCGACCACGCCGCTGATCGCCGCCGGCGCGGGCGCGCTGAGCGGCGAGCGTCCGACCCGCGCCGAGCTCGGCGGGATGATGCTCGGGCTCGCGGCGGTGATCGTGCTCGCGCTCGGCTCGCCGCTCGGCGGTGCGGGGCTCGACGGTGTGCTGATCGTGCTCGCGCCGATCGGCTTCGCGCTCGGCTCGCTCTGGTCGCGCGCGGAAGGACGCGCGCGACCGGGCACCGCGCTCGGTGCGACGGCCACGCAGATGATGCTCGGAGGGGCGACGCTGCTCGCGGTGAGCGCGCTCGTCGGCGAGCCCGTGCCTCACGAGATCCCGCTGCGCGCCGCGGTCGCGTGGCTGCATCTCGTGGTGCTCGGATCGCTGGTCGCCTTCACCGCGTACGCGTGGCTGCTGCGTCACGCGCGCCCCGCGGTCGCGATGAGCTACGCGTACGTGAACCCGATCGTCGCCGTGGTGCTGGGCGCGGTGCTCGCGGGCGAGGCGATCTCGTGGGCGACGGC